The nucleotide window GCTCCGCGCCTTCGAGCGCGGGGCCTGCTTCTGCCTGGCCTCGGGCTTCCAGGTGTTCCGCGCCGAGAGCCCCGACCTGTCGGGGGTGCAGCAGCCCGCGGCCGTCCTCTGGGGCGGGGCGGACGGGACGCACCGGGACACGGACCGGCGGTCCATCCTCACCCACCTGCCGCACGCGCGCTGGATGGAGATCGACGGGTGCGGCCACTTTCCCGACCTGGAGCGCCCGGACGTGTACCTGGACGTGCTCCGGGCCGGATGATCGCACCCGCATGAGCATCCGCGCGGCCCGCTTCCTGGGCGACTACCTCCGGACCGACCCCGGCCTCCCCGAAGAAGAGGTCGTTCTCCGGGTCGCGGGCGAAGAGGTGGAGGGCACCTTCTACCCCCCCCCGGGACGCGGCCCGGCCCCCGCCTGGGTCGTCCTGCACGGGCTCACGGTTCCGGGGCGGCGGCACGCGTCGCTGCTGCGCTTCGTCCGCGCCCTGCGCGCGGCGGGAAACGCGGTGCTGGTTCCCGACGTCCCGCGCTGGCGCGCGCTGGTGGTGGACTCGGCGGCCGCGCGCGAGACGATCGAGGGGGGCGCCGCCTACCTGGCCGGGCGCCCGGAGGCGAGGCCGGGCGGAGTGAGCGTGGTGGGGTTCTCGATGGGGGCGACCATGGCGCTGGTCGCCGCGGCCGATCCGCGGGTGCGGTCCGTCGTCCGCACGGTCGTGGGGTTCGGCGGGTACTGCGACATGCAGCACACCATGCGCTGCATGTGCACCGGCGAGTACGAGTGGGAGGGGCGGGTGCGGCGGATGCACCCCGACCCCTACGGCCGGTGGATCGTGGCGGGCAACTTCCTGACCGGCGTCCCGGAGTACCACGGGATGGGCGCGGTGGCGGAGGGGCTCCGGACGCTCGCGATCGACGCGGGGAGGCGCGGGGTGGACGCCGGGGACCCGGTGTACGACGTGCTGCGCGCCTCGATCCGGCGCACCCTCGCCCCGGACGAGCAGGAGGTCTGGGACCTGCTCGCTCCGCCCGCCGCCCGACCCGTCGTCGACCTGGACGCGGGCCGGCACCTCGCGCGGCGCGTCGCGGACGCCGCCCTCGCGGCGGACCCGGGGCTCGATCCGGGCCCCGTGCTCCCCGCCCTCCGCACGCGCGTGGTGCTGGCGCACGGGCGCGCCGACCGGCTGATCCCCTACACCGAGACGCTCCGGATGCGCCGTGCCCTCCCCGCGCACACGCGCCCCTCCGCCACCGTCTCCCACCTCTTCGCCCACTCCACCGGGTCCGGGGGGCTCGATCCCATGCGCTACGGGGTGGAGGTCTTCCGCTTCTTCCGGCTTCTCGGCCGAGCGCTCGCGCCCCGGTAGCCCCCGCCGCATTCTCCCGCCGGCTCCCGGCGATTCCCTCGTCAGACCCCCTGCACCGGCGCTGCCGCCGCACCGGGACGCAGGTCCTTGCGGAGGATCTTCCCGACGGGGCTCTTGGGGAGGTCGTCGCGGAACTCGATGTGCTTGGGCACCTTGTACGGCGCCAGCGACTCCCGGCAGTGCCGGATGATGTCGTCGCTCGTGGGAGCGGGGGTCCCGGGCACGACGAACGCCTTGACCGCCTCCCCCGTGCGCTCGTCCACCACCCCGATCACCGCCACCTCGCGCACCCCGGGGTGCCTGGCGATGCAGTCCTCCACCTCGTTGGGGTAGACGTTGAAGCCGCTGACCAGGACCATGTCCTTCATCCGGTCCACGATGCGGACGTACCCCTCCTCGTCCATGGTCGCGACGTCCCCCGTGTGCAGCCACCCGTCCTTGATGGTCTTCGCGGTCTCGTCCGGGCGCTCCCAGTAGCCGAGCATCACCTGCGGCCCCTTCACCAGCAGCTCCCCGGGCTGGCCGGTGGCGACCGTGTTCCCGGAATCGTCCGCGCAGCGCACGTCGGTGGAGGGGATGGGGATCCCGATGCTGCCGACCTTCACCTTCCCGCCCAGCGGATTGAAGGTCACCACCGGCGACGTCTCGGTGAGCCCGTATCCCTCCACGACGGGGGTCCGGGTCATCTCCTCCCAGCGCCTCGACACCGCCTCGTGCAGCGCCATCCCGCCCGCCACCGACACCTTGAGGTGCTTCGGCGGATTCTTCGCGAACCACTCCTCGTTGAGCAGGGCGCTGAACAGGGTGTTCACCCCCGAGAGCCAGGTGATGGGGTACTTCTCCCACGCCTTGCGCATGTTGGCGGGGGGGCGGGGGGAGGGGATGAGGATGTTCCCTCCCCCCATCTGGTAGAAGCCCAGGAAGTTGACGGTGAAGGCGAAGATGTGGTACAGCGGGAGCGCCGTCATGATGACGTCCTCCGGCAGGAGGTGCATCCGGTTCATCTCCAGCATCTGCGCCGTGTTGGCGAGGAGGTTGCCGTGGGTCAGCATGGCCCCCTTGGAGACGCCGGTCGTCCCGCCCGTGTACTGGAGCGCCGCCACCGTCCCGTGGTCCACCCCGGCCAGGTATCCCTGCAGGTCCACGCCCCCCTTGAGCCGGTCCCTCCCCGCGGAGAGCGCATCCTGGAAGGAGGTGTGCGGCACCGTGGTGGGCGGAAGCTGCTTCTTCACGTACTTGAGCACCGTCCGGATCAGGACGGCCTGCAGCACCGGGAAGAACTCCGTGATCCGGACCGTCACCACCGTTTCCACCGGTGTCTTCGGGAGCACGGGCGGGAGCCGGTCCGCGAACAGGTCGATGATCACCAGCACCCGCGCGCCTGCATCGGAGAACTGGTGGATCATCTCCGGCGGGGTGTACAGCGGGTTGGTGTTCACCAGCACGCACCCCGCCTTGAAGATCCCGAGCGCCACGATGGGGTAGGCCAGGCAGTTGGGCATCTGCACCGCCACCCGGTCTCCCGCCTCCAGCCCCAGCTTCCCGCGCAGGTACGCCGCGAACTCGTCCGAGTGGCGGTCCACTTCGGCGTAGGTGAGCGAGGCGTCCATGCCGTTCGGCATGCACTGCGTGAACGCGGTGGTCGAGGCGTGCTGGGCCGCCGACTGCCGCGCCATCTCGGCGATGTGGCGGAAGGGGATCGGCGGGATCTCGGGACGGGTGCCTTCGGCGTAGTGCGGAACCCACGGACGGTCGCTCATCCTGCCCTCCTCTGGCTGGAGCTCCACCGGCGGGCGCGGCGCGGGGAGCGGTGGGGATGCAACCCGGAGCGCGCGCGGGGCGGCCTCCGGCCTCGGGACCAGGAAATGACGGGGTAACGAACGATCGCTCGCCGGACGTATCATAGATCCGACGCCGCCATCAGGAAAGTGCCCATGCACGGGCCGGGCCGGACGGGGAGGCGCCGTGCGGCACCGGGCCGTCGCAGACGAGCACTGGAGCGATGAGAACTTCGGAGTTAGCTTCAAGGGGCGTCATGTACCGCCTCCCCTTTTCGCGCTGCGGGAGCGCCCATCCCGCGCGGAAGAGCTCCCCACGGGGAGCAGACCCGCTGCCATTCCCGCAGGCTTGAAACCCCAGGCGTCATACCTACGTCCGGATTGAGAAGGCATCGCGCCGGGTGCCTTGCCCGGGTCGAGACATCGTCGTCAGGCCACAGTCGATCGAGCGCACAGTGAGCGAATTCCTGCAGACCGCCCTCACCTTCCCGACAGTCGTCTTCAGCGTCCTGCTGAGCGTGAGCGTCGTCTACTGGCTACTCGCGGCCACGGACCTGGTCGACGCCGACGCCCCGGACGCGCTGCTCGGCGGGGATGGCGAGGTGAGCGACGCGAGCGGCGCGGCTGCGATGCTCGCCAGGCTGAGGCTGTCCGACGTGCCCGTCATGGTGGTGGTCACGGCGCTGAGCTTCACGGCCTGGTTCGGGACGTACTTCGTGCACCTGCTCGTGCTCCGGCACCTGCCGGACGGCCTACGCGTCCTGGCCGGCGCCGGGGTGCTGCTCGCGGTGCTCGTCCCCAGCGCGGCCGTCACGTCGCTCCTGCTGCGCCCCGTCGGCCGCTGGCTGTCGAGGCTTCGCGCTCCGGCCGAGCCCTCCCTCCTCGGCCGGGTCGGGACCATCGTCACCCCCACGCTGGCTCCCGACTACGGCCAGGCGGCCGTCGACGACGGCGGAGCAGGCCTTATCCTGCAGGTTCGTCACGACGAGCCCGGTCAGCTCAAGCGCGGCGACCGGATCGTGCTCATCGAGTACCTCGAAGGGCAGCATGCGTATCGCGTGATCTCGGAGAAGCAGTTCCTCGGCCGGTAAGCCAATCCCCGCCCCAAGAGAGGTCGAAATGAGTGTGTCCCTCGTCATGCCGTTCCTGATCGGTGCAGGCGTCCTGCTCGTCGTGCTCATGGGCACCTTCGCCCTGTTCAGCGCCTTCTACGTCAAGGTCGAGCAGGGCACCGCGCTCATCGTCAACGACCTGAGCTCGGTGCCCAAGGTCCGCTTCACCGGCAGCCTGGTCATTCCGGTCCTGTACAAGGCCGAGCTGATGCGGATCAGCCTGATCACCCTGCAGGTCGACCGGCGCGGCAAGGAAGGCCTCATCTGCCGCGACAACATGCGGGCCGACATCGCCGTCGCCTTCTACCTGCGCGTGAACGAGACGCAGGAAGACGTGCTGCGCGTGGCGAAGGCGATCGGGGCGGGCCGCGCGTCCGACCGCAACGCGGTCGACGAGCTGTTCAACGCGAAGTTCTCCGAAGCGCTGAAGACGGTCGGCAAGAAGTTCGAGTTCACCGAGCTCTTCGAGAAGCGCCAGGAGTTCCGGGACGAGATCATCAAGGTCATCGGCAACGACCTCAACGGGTACGTCCTGGAGGACGTCGCGATCGACTACCTGGAGCAGACGCCGAAGCACCTGCTCGACCAGAACAACATCCTCGACGCCGAGGGGATCCGGAAGATCACCGAGCGCACCGCCACGCAGAACGTGGTGACCAACGAGCTGGAGCAGAACGAGAAGCTCGCGATCACCAAGAAGAACGTCGAGGCCCGCGAGGCCCTGCTGGCCCTGGAGCGCCAGCAGGCCGAGGCCGAGGCACGCCAGAAGCGGGAGATCGAGACGATCCAGGCGCGCGAGGCGGCGGAGACCGCCCGCGTACGCGAAGAGCAGCGGCTGATCGCCGAGCAGGCCCGGCTCGAATCCGATGAAAAGCTCCAGATCCGCGAGCAGAACGTGCAGCGCGAGATCGAGGTCGCCGCGCAGAACCGCGAGCGCGCCGTCGCCATCGAGGCCGAGCGGGTCGAGCGCGCGCGCCAGATGGAAAAGGTCACCACCGACCGCGAAGTCCAGCTGCAGGGCGTGGAGCGCGACAAGGTGGTCGAGGTCGGAAAGAAGGACGTGGCCAACATCACGCGCGAGCGCATCGCGATCGACAAGACGGTGACCGTCGAGGAGGAGCGGATCAAGGAGGTGCGCGTGGTCTCCGAGGCGGAGCGCGAGAAGCAGGCGCGGGTGCTGGCCGCGGAAGCCGAGGCGCAGGAGGCGATGGTCCGCACGATCAAGGAGGCCGAGGCCGCCGAGGCCGCCGCCCGGTACAGGGCGGTGGAGATCACCACCCTGGCGCAGGCGCAGCTGGATGCCGCGACACGGGAGTCCGAGGCCAAGCGCGTCCTGGCCGAGGGGCTCCGGGTGGAGATGGCCGCGCCCGGCCTGGCCGAGGCGGCGGTCCGCGAGGCCGAGGCGACCGCCATTGAGAAGGTGGGGACCGCCGAGGCGCGGGTGATCGAGGCGAAGGCGGACGCGGCCTACAAGCAGGGGAGCGCCGAAGCGCGCGTGCTGGCGGAGCGGCTCGGCGCCCAGGCCGAGGGCGAGGCCAAGCTGGGCCAGGCGAAGGCGACGGCGGTGGAGTCCGTGGGCGGGGCAGAGGCGACCGTCACGGCGAAGAAGCTCACCGCCGAGGCCGAGGGCCTGACCAAGAAGTTCGAGGCCATCGACTCGCTGAGCGACCGTGCCCGCCAGCACGAGGAGTTCCGCATGACGCTGGAGACGCACCTGGAGCAGGCGATGGCCGCCATCAGCGCGGGCCGGGACGTCAGCAAGGAGAACGCGGAGGTCATCGCGTCCGCGCTCCGCAACGCCAAGATCGACCTGGTGGGCGGCGACGGCGGCATGTTCGAGATGCTCTCCAAGTCGCTCACGCTGGGCAAGTCCATCGAGGGCCTCGCGGGGAAGAGCCCCATCGTGCAGGAACTGATAGAGCGCTTCCTGGGCGCGGGCGGCGGCGCGGCGCGGGAGCGCCTGGCGGCCCACGCCCCCGCGGTGGTGCCGATCACGCCGGAAGTGTTCGAGCAGGTCGCGCCGAAGGCCGACCCCGTCGGCTGAGGCAGGGAAGCGCCGGGGGCGCCCGGCGCCCCCGGATCTCCACAGCGGATTCCAGGTGGATTCGATGACCGAGCAGTCCCCGGCCACGCAGGAGGCCATTGCCGATGCGTCCGCTGATGCGTCCGTCGACCAGGCGGTGGCCGAGGGCGGCGCGTACGAGGTCCTGCGCCGCCGCCTGGTCGAGCAGGGCACCCGCCTCCGGGAGGTCGCCGGCGCGCTGAACGACCAGCGGCTGGCCGAGTTCGGCGACAGCCGGCTGGAGGTCGTCGGGCGCCTCCGGATCCACACCGAGCACAACTGCGTCGGCCGGGACATCGTCCCGGTCGGGGACCGGCTGCTCTTCGGCTACAACGTCTTCCTGGGGCTGAAGACCACCACCCGCGTGGAGGACGTCTTCGGCCTCTACCGGCTGGTGCAGGGCCCGGACGGCTTCGACGTCGAGGCGGCGGACGTGTCCGGCAGCTTCCTGGGCGACGCGGCCTTCCTCCGCGACTTCAACGAGCTCTACGCCTACTATAAGAACGCGCGCCTGCTGCAGCTGGACGTGGCGGGCGGCAAGCTGCTGGCGGCCTTCCAGATCGGCGAGCGCAGCACGGACGTCCGCGTGTTCCGCTGGGCGATCCCGCCCCGGGGCGAGCCGACGTACATCGACGCCCGCGGCGAGCGCGACCTGACGTTCCCTCCGCCGTTCGACTTCGAGTGGACCCGCGCGGGGCGCGAGCAGATGGTCAGCGGCCGCTTCCCGCACCTGAACGTGCTGGACACGCTGTTCGTGGAGACCACGGGCGGCGACCTGACCATCAAGGTCGAGAACAACACCGAGACGGGGGAGGGGATCCACAGCGAGCCGGTCGAGGAGAAGACGCAGTCGCTGGACGACGCCACCTTCGACTTCGCCCGCGTCGGGTCGCTGGTCCTGCTCAAGGTCCTCCCGTACCGGGAGACGGCCTGGCGCGGGTTCGTCTTCAACACCCTGACCGGCAGGGTGCAGCGCGTGGACGCCATCGTGCAGGCGTGCGTGCAGCTGCCGGAGGACCACGGGATCATCTTCCCGGGCGGCTACTACCTGCAGAACGGGGAGCACAAGGCGTTCGACGCGCGGATGGACGGCATGCGGTTCCAGCGCGCCATCCACTCGCCGAACGGGGAAGACGTCATGTACGTCTTCTACGAGCACGAGGGCGGGCGGTCCGCGCTGTTCGTCTACAACATGATCCAGCGCCGGCTGCAGAGCCCCCTCTTCGGCCACGGCCACGCCGTGCTGGGGGACGGCCGCATGGTGCTGTTCGACGCCGAGGGCGATGCGCCCACGCGCGTGCACCCGATGCAGATCTGGCAGACGCCGTTCGTGTCGGACGAGTTCGCCGCGAGCCGCCCGCCGGGGAGCAGCTTCATGGGGAGGCTCGGCAACGCCGAGCTGGTGCGGGGCATCTCCAGCCTGTTCGAGCTGGCCCGCGAGATCGAGCGCCCGGAAGTCTCGGCGCAGCGCTACCAGCTGCTCGTCCGGAACACGCGCCGGCTCTTCGACGCGCACCACTGGCTGGACGACGCCGACTGCCGGGGCGCGGCGAGCCTGCTGCACGAGATCGCCGCCACCGGCGAGTCCGTGCTGGACGAGTTCGAGAAGGTGGAGAGCATCCGCCGACAGTCCGACGCCGCGATGGCGCAGGCCCGCACGGACCACTCCGCGCTGCTCGGCCGGCTGCTCCCGGAGGAGTGGACGCAGATCCAGGACTTCGTGGACGCGCTGGGCGAGATCACGCGCCAGCGGGGCCGCCTGCTGACGATCCGCGACCTCC belongs to Longimicrobiaceae bacterium and includes:
- a CDS encoding AMP-binding protein, with translation MSDRPWVPHYAEGTRPEIPPIPFRHIAEMARQSAAQHASTTAFTQCMPNGMDASLTYAEVDRHSDEFAAYLRGKLGLEAGDRVAVQMPNCLAYPIVALGIFKAGCVLVNTNPLYTPPEMIHQFSDAGARVLVIIDLFADRLPPVLPKTPVETVVTVRITEFFPVLQAVLIRTVLKYVKKQLPPTTVPHTSFQDALSAGRDRLKGGVDLQGYLAGVDHGTVAALQYTGGTTGVSKGAMLTHGNLLANTAQMLEMNRMHLLPEDVIMTALPLYHIFAFTVNFLGFYQMGGGNILIPSPRPPANMRKAWEKYPITWLSGVNTLFSALLNEEWFAKNPPKHLKVSVAGGMALHEAVSRRWEEMTRTPVVEGYGLTETSPVVTFNPLGGKVKVGSIGIPIPSTDVRCADDSGNTVATGQPGELLVKGPQVMLGYWERPDETAKTIKDGWLHTGDVATMDEEGYVRIVDRMKDMVLVSGFNVYPNEVEDCIARHPGVREVAVIGVVDERTGEAVKAFVVPGTPAPTSDDIIRHCRESLAPYKVPKHIEFRDDLPKSPVGKILRKDLRPGAAAAPVQGV